The Candidatus Scalindua japonica sequence TATGGTGATCTTTCTCACTTGCGTGATGATTTTTTTTAATAGAGTGGTGGTCTTTTTCAACATGCTTTTCATGATACCTTGTTTTTTTCGGCTTTGAAAGTTCTTCAAGTTCCTTCTGTACCCGGACTACATTCTCTTGACTGCTTCTGAATTTATTGAGCGAGAGATTAAAATTTTCAGTTAGCCATACCCGTTCTTTCTGTAACTCTAAAATTTTTTCCTGTAGTCTCTCAAGTGTCTGTCTCAGATATTCCTGTTCCAGGTCCTGCCGGTGAAGTTCCTGGAAATATATTTCCCTAGCAGAAGAGTGTTGGGCTTCTGCCTTGAAAATTTCTTTTCTGGTTTCTTCGATACGTGGAGCAATTTTACCAAGTCTCTGTTGAGTAGTCGCTGCCTCCTTCTTCAACTTGTTTTGTTGACTCTTAAATTTCTGCTTTTGTATCTCCATCCTTTGTGGGTTAAACAAGTCGGGGATCTCTTCAGATGCCAGCGTTCCATCATTGACTCGTAAATTGATTTCAAACAGAAATGGCATCATGCTTTCAAGTGATTCAACAAAAGCATTGGCGGCTGACTGAGCTGATTCTATATGAGTAATCTGCTGATTTAAAAGCATCTTTTCTGCGTGAATCAACTCAAGTCGGTTTTTATAAGCATCAAGCCTTTTCTTTGTATGACCCAGAGTAATTCTGGCAACTTCTACAGGGAGGATGCCGTCTGATGGAATCTTAGGTTTTTCTTCAGGTATCTTTAAAGATCCGGTTTCCTCCATTCCATGATCAAGCAATATTCCGCCTTTGTTTACCCTGCGTAACTGTGCCAGAAACCTGCCGGATGCTTCATTAATTATGGTCTGAGCCTGTTTAAGTAATTCACTATTACTTAGATTATGGAGGGTCGGTGTTTGTAATTTTTTCTCTTTTTTATGTGCAACATCTGAAAACGCAGACAGAGAAGAAAAAGAGATGATGATTGTAATCGATAGAGCTACTAGACATCCTTTGAATATCGGTAGTTTTACCCCATAGAAATGTCTATGAAGGCAGGCATGTCGAGGAATAAATGAGTTGTTCATTTAGATTGGTCTCCATTATCGGCAGGGTATGAATCGTACCATGGTCTTCTTGTCTCTGATGACTTCTCCAAGAAGATCAATAGTGCGATCGATTTCTTCCATCGTATTACCAAGTCCAAGCGAAAAACGCAGAGCACAATGCGCCTCTTCTTCGGAAAGTCCCATTGCCAGTAATGCGTGTGAAGGCTTCGGTGAACCGGCCCGGCATGCCGACCCGGAAGAGAGAGAAACACCTTTCTGGTCCAGGGCGAGAACTACCGACTCTCCACGTATTCCGGGAAAAGTCATATTCAATGTGTTTGGCAACAGTGCCTCCGGATTTCCGTTCAACTTCGCATCTTTCATTAATTCGCGTATCCCTTTTTCCAGTTTGTCACGCATCCTTTTGATCCTGACCATTTCATGGATTCGTTGAACCGCCAGCTCTGCTGCCTTGCCCAGCCCGACAATCCCTAATACATTTTCTGTACCCGCACGCATTCCATTCTCCTGCTTCCCACCACTCACCAGTGGCTCCATTACAACATCTTTTCGAATATAAAGAGCCCCAATACCTTTCGGGCCATATATTTTATGCCCAGACATTGTGAGCAAATCCACACCGAGGGCTTCTACATCTATTGGAATTTTTCCAATCGCCTGTACACAATCAGTATGAAACAGAATGTTCCGTTCTTTCGCTATCGTGACCAGATCTGCTATCGGATTAATTGAACCGGTCTCGTTGTTTGCCATCATCACACTCACCAGGCATGTTTTATCTGTAATTGCAGATTTCAACTCTTCCTGGTTAATCTTCTTTGTTTTATCAATGTTGAGGTATGTTACGGTAAACCCGTGCCTTTCAAGCCACTGACATGTATCAATAACAGAAGGATGTTCTATGGAAGTGGTTATAATATGGTTCCTTGTGTTCCAGTTTGCGAAAGCAACTCCTTTTATAGCGAGATTGTTGGCCTCGGAACCGCTACCGGTAAAGGTTATCCGCCTTGCAGTACAATTGAGTAACTGGGCAACACTTCGCCTCGCCGCCTCAACAGCAAACCTCGCTTCCTTTCCTTCGGTATAGATACTGGATGGATTTCCATGACCATTTTCAGCAAACTGGAGCATGATCTTCCTGACTTCCGGGTCTAAAGGAGTTGTGGCATTGTGATCAAGATAAATACGCTTCTCAATATGCTGAGACTCTGAGTCTGACTCTATCATCCCGGTAGTATCATTGTATTCACCTGAATCTACCGCAAGTGCCTTGTCTCTCTCTGTTACTTTAACTACTTCACACAAGAGAGTTTTATATACAGGAAAGCCAGATATTGGGTCATACCGCTGGAGATCAGTCAAATCATTTACATTGCAATTCTGCCACTTCTCCGGCCCAACGGGTCCGCCGCCACCCATATTGGCATCAATGGCACCCTGAACAATATCATCGGTGACCAGTGCACACATGGTAACCTTACCACGCTTAGTCATAATGTCCACAAGGTCTCCGCTTTTGATACTACGAGCTTCCGCATCCAGGGTATTGATTGTTACCGTTGGCTCAGGCCTCTCTTTCAGAAGCCCTGAGACGCCATGATGCTGTGAACGGAAATCTGTAGTTACACGTGATCCCGAATTGAATATCAGGGGAAATTCCTCTGCAAGATCTGGCTGAGAGTGAGGTCCTTCACCAGGTTCTGTATAGACTGGTAGAGGGTCATACCCATGCTCTTCAAGTATTGTGGAAGCTATTTCAAACTTTCCTGTCGGAGTTTCGAACCCGGGCTTACCATCAGTACGCAGTAATCCCTTCTCCCATTTCTTGTACTGCGTTAAGACTGATGGCACCTGTACTGTTCCATTTGAACCCCGAACATCTTCAAGGGAAAAACCGGACCCTTTTAGCACGTGTCGAAGGAGTTCTTCCTCATCTGCCGGATAAAGATGCCCGTAGCCAAGACGTTCAGCAAGTTCTGTCAAAATAAAGAAATCATTCCGCGCCTCACCTACCGGCTCAGCAATTTTCTCTCTGATTCGAAAGATCGGTCCATACGTCATATATGATTCAATTTCATACATGGTAGTTGCGGGAAGGACTATATCTGCATACGCTGCATCTGCTGTCAATTGACGATCAATACTTACAAGAAAATCAAGATTATTCAATGTCTTGCGCCAGATAGCCGGTTGAGGCCAGGAAGTAATAATTGATCCTCCAAGTATGATAAGAGAACGAATAGGATAGGGTTTTCCTTCCAGGACAGACTCCGGTAATGCAATTGCATGGGATTCCCCCCGATATTGACTGTAAACAGGAAAGCGATCTCTGCCCAGTGCTTTTCGTACATCAGGATTGGGAATATGACCTTCACGGTTTAAAGGAAAATTGTTTTCTTTCATCGTAAAACAACGCCCTCCCGGCACATCAAGCTGTCCCCCAAGTGCCCAGAGGACCATTGTCGCTCGTATTGCCTGCACACCGCTGTCACTATACTCAAGCCCGCTGTACATAACCGGAGATGCACCATTTACTTCTGCAATTCTTCTGGCAAGAGACCTGATTGTGTCAGCAGGAACCCCCGTAATGTTTTCAACAGCATCCGGCCTGAAGTGTTGTACATATCTTGCAAGGTCATCGAACCCAACTGACCAGTTTTTTACAAAGTCCTCGTCATAGAGTTCTTCTTCTATAAGAATATTGCACATACCGAGAGCCAGGGCGCCATCAGTACCAGGACGTATTGGAATCCACTCTGCATCAGTAAGCTTTGCCGTCATGGTTTTCCGCGGATCTATAACAACAACCTGTGCTCCTTGTTTTTGTGCACTGATAATCCTGTTAAGATCCAGCGGTGGACAATCGGTTGCAGGATTTGTCCCCCATACCACTATCATCTGGGCATTCTCGATATCGGAAAACATATTAATCAACATCCCCCCCATAGTGATATGAGGCGCAATCATAGCAAACGAGACGTAGCAGAGAGCACCTACTCCCAGAGTATTTGGAGAACCAAATGGAAACAAAACACTTGACGCAGAAGATACGGCCACATCCTTTGGCTGAAACACATCACACATGGAAAGCTCAAAGCTTCCCCTCCCTGTGTATATAGCAGTAGCCTCCGGGCCCGACTCCTCCTTAATAGTATTTAAGTTTTCAACGATAATTTCATAGGCACTGTCCCAGGAAATTCTCTCAAACTCATAGGTACCTTTTGGGCCCTTTCTCCTCAGCGGATAGCGAAGCCGGTCTTTGGAATATACAATTTCAGAAGAGTGTTCACCGAGTTTGCAAATCATTCCTAGATGAGAGCTTTCATCAGGTCTTACCTCCGCAATCCTTCCCTCCTTATCATAGCTGACGGTAACCCAGCACCCAGCAGGACAAATACCGCAGATTGCATGTTTTTCATTACTACTGTTCTTTGATCCCATTAAATATTCCTTTTAAAGTTTGTCGTAACAGTATGCACTACGGTAAAAGGTGCGCCCTGTTAAAATTTTAATCAGCAGCTGGTGCGAAAAGGTTCAGGCTGAAAAGTTGTTCAGTATCAAACCATTGTTGTTCCACATAAAGACCTGTCTCTTCTGCCAGAGCATTAATATCGTCTGGAGAATACTTGAATGAGTGTTCCGTGTGAATAGTTTCATCAGCCATAAATGAAACCTCTAAATCAAGTTCACTGATAAAAACCTTCTGATCTATATGACTGATCAGGTACATCTCAATTCGTCCAATTTCTTCATTATAAATTGCCTTGTGAAAAAATTTATCTACGTCAAAATTGCCCCCCAGTTCTCTATTTACATGTGTAAGGAGGTTTAAGTTGAACTCTGCAGTAACACCCTGTGTATCATTGTAGGCATTTTCCAAAATAGTTTTCTCTTTTTTCAAATCAATACCTACCAGAAACCTGTCATTGGGAAGCATTATTTTCTGTAGATGTCGTAAAAAATCAGTTACCTCAGATCTATTAAAATTGCCTATACTTGATCCTAACCATGTAATCAGGTTCTGTTGCTCTTTCAGGATGTTCAGGTGATCAATTCCTTCATTATACCTGGCAGCAATGGCGTTTATTACCAGATCCGGATATGCTTCGAGCAGGGAATAAGCGCTCTCCTCAAGTATCTTATGGGAGACATCAATAGGTGTATAATGAGCAAGGCGCTGACGTTCAAGAAACGCCTCTATCAGTATCCTTGTTTTTGTAGAACTACCACTACCTAATTCGACGAGGACTGTTTCTCCCGTAAATAGGGAAACAATATCATCTGCGTTTGCTTCAAGGATATCTGTTTCCGTACGTGTCAGGTAATATTCCGGAAGTCCACAGATTTTCTCAAATAACTGTGATCCGGCATGATCATAGAAATAGACAAAGGGGAGGTGCTTTGATTCAGAAGTAAGACCGCTTTTAACATCTCTGGAGAAGTTGTTTATGAAATTCTTCCTATCGATTGTTACTAGTGAAAATCGTCCTTCAATTCCTGAAATTGTCACTTTATTTACTCCATATCTAAAATCACTATTATAAAGTATTTATATTACAATATACTCCACTTGAAAATCAAGAAAACTCACAATAAAACTAGCCTCAGTTATGACAAAAGAATTTGGTATTAAATTTGCTTAAATTTAAAAATATTCAATACTGGAACAATAACGCTAACACTTTTACACAAGCATTAACTTTATTTTAAAATTTTAAAAAGATTGCCAGTGGTATCAAGGAGATTGAAACCATAGCAGCATGGAGAGAATCAGAGAGATTGGAGGCGGAAGAGTATAATAAAAAAAAGAGATTTTAGATATAAATGAGAAAATAATGGAAAACGATATCGCTGGTGATCCAATGAATGAAAAAAGATGGAGCAAAAAGACAGCCTATGCACTTAAAGATGATTTAACGAACACCTATTTTGAAGGGAGCAAGAGAGGTAGTAAAGTAGCTGGGTATGGCAAATCAAAAGAGAAGCGCAATGATTGTCCAATGGTTACACTATCGCTTACAATAGATGAAGAGGGATTTCCTAAGCAGAGCAAAGTGTGGAAAGGCAATGTGTCAGAGCCGGATACGCTTGAGGGTATTTTGTTGGGGTTAAAAGAAGAAGAAAGCTTGTTTTC is a genomic window containing:
- the egtD gene encoding L-histidine N(alpha)-methyltransferase, translating into MTISGIEGRFSLVTIDRKNFINNFSRDVKSGLTSESKHLPFVYFYDHAGSQLFEKICGLPEYYLTRTETDILEANADDIVSLFTGETVLVELGSGSSTKTRILIEAFLERQRLAHYTPIDVSHKILEESAYSLLEAYPDLVINAIAARYNEGIDHLNILKEQQNLITWLGSSIGNFNRSEVTDFLRHLQKIMLPNDRFLVGIDLKKEKTILENAYNDTQGVTAEFNLNLLTHVNRELGGNFDVDKFFHKAIYNEEIGRIEMYLISHIDQKVFISELDLEVSFMADETIHTEHSFKYSPDDINALAEETGLYVEQQWFDTEQLFSLNLFAPAAD
- a CDS encoding IscS subfamily cysteine desulfurase, which codes for MGSKNSSNEKHAICGICPAGCWVTVSYDKEGRIAEVRPDESSHLGMICKLGEHSSEIVYSKDRLRYPLRRKGPKGTYEFERISWDSAYEIIVENLNTIKEESGPEATAIYTGRGSFELSMCDVFQPKDVAVSSASSVLFPFGSPNTLGVGALCYVSFAMIAPHITMGGMLINMFSDIENAQMIVVWGTNPATDCPPLDLNRIISAQKQGAQVVVIDPRKTMTAKLTDAEWIPIRPGTDGALALGMCNILIEEELYDEDFVKNWSVGFDDLARYVQHFRPDAVENITGVPADTIRSLARRIAEVNGASPVMYSGLEYSDSGVQAIRATMVLWALGGQLDVPGGRCFTMKENNFPLNREGHIPNPDVRKALGRDRFPVYSQYRGESHAIALPESVLEGKPYPIRSLIILGGSIITSWPQPAIWRKTLNNLDFLVSIDRQLTADAAYADIVLPATTMYEIESYMTYGPIFRIREKIAEPVGEARNDFFILTELAERLGYGHLYPADEEELLRHVLKGSGFSLEDVRGSNGTVQVPSVLTQYKKWEKGLLRTDGKPGFETPTGKFEIASTILEEHGYDPLPVYTEPGEGPHSQPDLAEEFPLIFNSGSRVTTDFRSQHHGVSGLLKERPEPTVTINTLDAEARSIKSGDLVDIMTKRGKVTMCALVTDDIVQGAIDANMGGGGPVGPEKWQNCNVNDLTDLQRYDPISGFPVYKTLLCEVVKVTERDKALAVDSGEYNDTTGMIESDSESQHIEKRIYLDHNATTPLDPEVRKIMLQFAENGHGNPSSIYTEGKEARFAVEAARRSVAQLLNCTARRITFTGSGSEANNLAIKGVAFANWNTRNHIITTSIEHPSVIDTCQWLERHGFTVTYLNIDKTKKINQEELKSAITDKTCLVSVMMANNETGSINPIADLVTIAKERNILFHTDCVQAIGKIPIDVEALGVDLLTMSGHKIYGPKGIGALYIRKDVVMEPLVSGGKQENGMRAGTENVLGIVGLGKAAELAVQRIHEMVRIKRMRDKLEKGIRELMKDAKLNGNPEALLPNTLNMTFPGIRGESVVLALDQKGVSLSSGSACRAGSPKPSHALLAMGLSEEEAHCALRFSLGLGNTMEEIDRTIDLLGEVIRDKKTMVRFIPCR